The following DNA comes from Hypomesus transpacificus isolate Combined female unplaced genomic scaffold, fHypTra1 scaffold_256, whole genome shotgun sequence.
CGGGTCACACGCTTGTCCACCTTGTTGTTCTCCTCCAGGCAGCGGAAGGTGATGGGCAGGGTGGCGGAGCTGGaggacaggggtggaggggcaggggtggaggggcaggggtggagggggcaagGAGAATTGGGAAATGGATGTTTAAGCTCTCCCTTTACAAAGTTCCGTCTGTGTAAAAACTGTTTATACACAGGCCACTACAAACACAAGCAAGTGCCTGGGCGTGATACGTGTCAGCtactcgctcgctcgctcgcacacacacacacacacacacacacacacacacacacacacacctggaggaggtgCCGAGGGCGGTGATGAGGGCCTGCAGGAGGCCTCCTATGAAGGTGAAGGGGTTTTTCCTGGTGACCAGGAAGTAGAGCAGAGGCAGGATGAGCAGGCCGTGGATGAGCAGCCCCGTGATGACCGTCACCGTGTACATCCCCAGCTGACCCCCCATCTCCGCTAGGTCCTTCATCTCCACGATCTTCCCCGCTATGAGGAACAGGATGCCTACAGGGGCGTAcctgggggagggtggtggggtgagagaagagatggaggtgggggtggggggagagatggagatgggggtgaggggagagatggagatgggggtgaggggagagatggagatgggggtgaggggagagatggagatgggggtgaggggagagatggagatgggggcgaggggagagatggaggtgggggtgagagaagagatggagatgggggagaggggagagatggagatgggggtgaggggagagatggaggtgggggtgagagaagagatggagatgggggagaggggagagatggagatgggggtggggtgagagatggagatgggggagagcaggggtgagAAGGAGTGAGAGTGTTTAGTTGATGGGCAAACACCTTCACCTCCACTTCAGACACGAGCCCTAGAACCCCACCCCTGGCTGGTGGTCATGTGACCATCCCCTGCTGGAGGTCATGTGACGGAGGAGGAAACCCACCAGATGATGATGGCGACCAGCCTCATGATGGCTTCGTTGAGGCCGTCAAAGAAGTCTCTCAGCGCCTGGCCCTGCTGCTTCATGCTCCCGATGACCAGGCCAAAGCACATGGAGAACACCACCAGGCCCAGGGCGTTGACCCCGCCGGAGGAGCCCGACATGGGGACCAcctcctccacgctctcctGCAGCAGACAACTACAgacttccttttcttttgaAGATATATTTGTGGTCTTTTCCCTCCATTAAATCCAGTGAATTGGATTAGCTCCGCTAgggacaggaaatgacacgcACGGCAGCTCCCATACCTGTATGGTCTGCAGGATGGTGGTGATGTCCACATACCTGTATGGTCTGCAGGACGGTGGTGATGTTCACATACCTGTATGGTCTGCAGGACGGTGGTGATGTTCACATACCTGTATGGTCTGCAGGACGGTGGTGATGTTCACATACCTGTATGGTCTGCAGGACGGTGGTGATGTTCACATTAGCCAGGGCATCCGTGGTGTTGTGGGAGAACTCCTCGGTTTGATTGACAGCCTGAGTTACGTTCCTGATGGTGATGGTCTTCTTGTAAACGGTTTTATACTGGATAACAGAAAATACAGATGATGTCAATCAGTCTTCTAAGAGGAGAGGAAACGATGGCAGAGTGAGAACCTTACCTGTTTGAAGCAGGCTTCCACCAAGTTCGGAGGAAACATGTttctgagagaaaaaaacaccaaATCCCATTTTAGCATGAGGCTGCCCAAGTGGACAGGACAGACAGTTACAGTTCATTGGTTCAACCTCTGCTGTCAGACCTATTGGAAGTCAGCACACCTGATGAGGTCCAGGAAGGCATCTGCAGCCTGCACCGGTTCAATGCTGCCACTAGTGGCCACTGGTCTGTCCCTTCTGCCCTGCCCAGGACGGATGATCATCACCATGACGATGCCAATGAAGACTGCCACCAAGGTGGTGACCATGTAGTAAACCACGGCGCGTATGCCCATCTTCCCAGAAGCCTTGCTGTCCAGAGAGGAGATGCctgcacacagcagcacagtcacacacagcagcacaggctctcacacagcagcacagtcacacacagcagcaccgtcacacacacacagcagcacagtcacacacagcagcacaggctctcacacagcagcacagtcacacacagcagcaccgtcacacacacacagcagcacagtcacacacagcagcacaggctctcacacagcagcacagtcacacacagcagcaccgtcacacacacacagcagcacagtcacacaaacacacagtagcacagtcacacacacacacacagcagcacagtcacacacagcagcacaggctCTCACACAgtagcacagtcacacacagcagcaccgtcacacacaaacagcagcacagtcacacaaacacacggtagcacagtcacacacacacagcagcacagtcacacacagcagcacaggctctcacacagcagcacagtcacacacagcagcacagtcacacacacacacagcagcacagtcacacacacacacagcagcacagtcccacacagcagcacagtcacacacagcagcacagtcacacacacacagcagcacagtcacacactgaggactctgtctgtctcagcagCAGTCACATGACCTGGCAGGTTCACATCTGagccaaacacagactgttaaACACAGTCAAATACTTTGAGGGGATTCAAGCCCAATTCAACGAAACCAATCGAAGGGTTAAGGTTGAGATaaggattagggctagggtaaCCCTGGCTTGTTCCGTCCCACCTGTGACCAGGCTGGACACGATGAGGGGCAGCACCAGCATCTTCAGCATCCTCATCAGCAGCTCCCCAGGGAAGGAGAAGTACTTGATGTCCCTGAGGGTCAGGTTGTGGGGTCGCAGGGCGAAGCCCAGCATcacgcctggacacacacacgcatacagttCTTAACCGATCTTATGATTATGACAGTGATAGTGACTTTCTTGAAATGAAATGACTTTTCATAGTTTTTGTGCAGTTTTAGTCTATGATGGataaaaatgactaaaatgtggCTAAAACTAACGAGCATTTTTCGTCTAAAGGCTAAGAGTACATCTAAAAAAGCTGGAACAGAGAGATCCAGAAGAAGTCGTCGACTTGGAAGACAGA
Coding sequences within:
- the slc1a6 gene encoding excitatory amino acid transporter 4; this encodes MNEKPPNSTSLFLKEDSEKPPLADRGAVQRLTRAMEKRTSSVKDRMTSVTWESVKGFLKRNLFVIFTIAAVALGVMLGFALRPHNLTLRDIKYFSFPGELLMRMLKMLVLPLIVSSLVTGISSLDSKASGKMGIRAVVYYMVTTLVAVFIGIVMVMIIRPGQGRRDRPVATSGSIEPVQAADAFLDLIRNMFPPNLVEACFKQYKTVYKKTITIRNVTQAVNQTEEFSHNTTDALANVNITTVLQTIQESVEEVVPMSGSSGGVNALGLVVFSMCFGLVIGSMKQQGQALRDFFDGLNEAIMRLVAIIIWYAPVGILFLIAGKIVEMKDLAEMGGQLGMYTVTVITGLLIHGLLILPLLYFLVTRKNPFTFIGGLLQALITALGTSSSSATLPITFRCLEENNKVDKRVTRFVLPVGATINMDGTALYEAVAAIFIAQVNDMDLNFGQILTISITATAASIGAAGIPQAGLVTMVIVLTSVGLPTEDITLIIAVDWFLDRLRTTTNVLGDSLGAGIVEHLSRQELQRQDAETGNSVIEENEKPYQLICQENDSLKHHNSETPM